The genomic DNA TTAAATCGAGACGAATCAGTAAAAGTGTTCATAAACAACCAATATGAACGACTGAATAAATGGGTTAGCCATATACCGAAAGATACATACATTACAAGGTTTATTGAACTCGACAAGCGTGGGTATGTTTGGAAAGATAAGGTATACCAACAATTAACTCAAGAATTTAATATTTCCGAAATGACTTGGGAGGAATTGCTTCAAGATTACATCAGTGAATTTAGGTTTAATTGCGTTCCTTTTGATAACCTAATTCAGATGTTTGAGGAATTAAAGAGCAGCAATGTTGCTTTAGGCATGATTACAAATGGTTATGGTCAATTTCAAATGGATAATATTAAAGCTTTAGGAATTGAGCAATATTTTGACGTGATTTTGATATCTGAGTGGGAAGGTACAAAAAAACCTGATCCTGAAATTTTTAAAAAAGCCCTAGAGAAACTTAATGTATCACCTGAACAAAGCATATTTGTTGGGGATCACCCTAAAAATGACGTAAAGGCTGCTCAAGGTATCGGGATGACAGGTATTTGGAAAAAAGATCTTCAATGGGACGGTTTTGAAACAGCTTTCACAGTTAATGATTTAAAAGAACTTCCATTAATCATTAGAAATTTAAGTGAAAGAGTAGAGTCTTGTTAAGAAATTGGACGTGATAATCGAATATGATTGCGTCCACATCACCCGACTAGATAAGGAGTGGACGAAAATGAATGCATTTATGCTAGAAGGATGGACACCCATATTACTTCTGGGGATACTATTTATTGTTGGGATTTACTTCGTATCTCGTAAGGTATCACGAAAAGCCTTATATACAGTTTCGTTCGTATTGAGCTTGATTTGTTTCGGCTTAGTCGTATTCGGTCTATTGGTCGTTGGTGGATGGGACGGTTTGGGACTAGGATTTGTTGCAATTAGCGTTCTACTAGGAACATGGATAGGTGCTGTAATTGGCATTTTCAGTAAAAATATAAGTGTGTAATTTGTACCGCAATCGGGCCAGATTATGAAGAAAAATGAGAAAGGTACTGGTATGAGACTAATTCAGTTTGTATATATAGTATTTCTATGGGGGCTGCCCATTCTGCTTACTTGGCGTTCTTTCAGCAAAATGGAAGAAGAAAAACGGCGCGAGATTATAAAAGAAATGAAAGAACCTTTATTTATTTTAGGAATTGCACCTGTAACGATTGGTTTGCTTGTCTTTTTTACCGGTTCTATTTCAGCACCAGGCATAAAAGTCTTGCAACATTCGGGAATAGGTTTCGTGTTCTTTGGTTGGTGTGTAATGTGGGTGGAGGAATTGGTGAACAGAAATAAAAGTACAGTGAAAGGGATTGCTATGATTGCAATAGGGATATTCGGCGTAGTCGCTTATATTTTTCTGTTTTAAACAAACGGGTGCGATAATGGCAAAGTCGTATATCAGAATCAGGCCGTTTTGCAGAAGTAAATAGGGAGGTTTATTTATATGTCTTTCACTACAATTTTGGTATATCTGACATTAGCGAGTTTATTATTTACTATTGTTGAGGTAACTAAAATCAAAAAAACAAAACGCAAAACTCAGACAAGACATTGAAACATTAAAAAAACAGGTCAAATAAATAATCGCTTTCCGTTTAGATTCTTCTTTCACAAGCAGACGCGATAATCAATTAAAATCGAGTCCTCCTAAAATGGCCCTTCTTCCGGGAAAAATAGGTAACCTTTCCAACGAGTAACCGTCTACTAATATAGGAGGGATTTGGTTGAAAAGATTATTGCCTGTTATTTTATTCACCTTCGTGTTAAATGCTTGTAACCCATCGAATACAGTTGATGGCCCCACTTCAAACGAGACGAATTCTACTGTTCAAACTATGCCAGAAGATATGCCCAATGACTTTGGGTTTTCTATTCAGTTTGGTGTGGGAAAAAATAATGAAATCGATACATTCAAAGGTACCGTAACCAAGGATTTAATAGAAGATGGAACAGCAACCGCAGCTGTGACCTTCTCAGATGAGGAATTGGCTGCAATTTATGAGGAAATGAAAGATGTTCGTATAATAGAAGCTAAAAAATTTATACCTGATCCTATCAACGGAACCGTTTGCGTACAAGAACCACACGAAGAGGATCAATGGAAAATTACTATCAATGGAGAAACCATCACGCATTCTTTTTCAGAAGAGTACTGTGAACCTACCAACGACGCAAAGCAGCTACTGGAGTTGCGAAATTACGTATTTAGTCTGATCAAAAGTAAAGAGGCATATTTATTACTTCCTGAGTCTACAGGGGGATATGATTAATTATAAATTTAGTGAGAGTGGTACGCAGATACAGCCCCCATTCAAAGGGCATAAATTCAACCCCCTTATATCGGTATATTAATTTGACATTTATTGCACCAATCGTTTTTTCAACTTATCCAATTTCAGTTGCCTAGCATCCGTCTATGCTATCAGGCAAATCATACATTAAGGTAGGAGGAATGAGTATGAACAGAATTTTGTTAATTGCGATCAATATAATCACTGGCATAGTTGCGATAACTATGAGCGTTGTAAGTTATGCTATGAGTGGAATTGGGGAAGGTTCTACTAACAATATAGCCTACCTTGGCTGGATTCTAGTCTGGGCAATGGGATTAGCTTTACAATTTAAACAAAGAACACGGATTGTAGGACTATTCATCACTTTTGCCCCAATTGCTTTTTTTAGTTACGTATTTATCGTCGCGAGTATGATGTAATATCGGAAATTATGGTTGCAATTTGGTTCTGTTGATTAGCTTGGAGAGTAGTGTGTTTTCTTTATTGAAAGTATTGACGAATATAAACGGGAGGTGTCTCGTTGAAAAAGAAGCTTTTTTATTGGCGAGTATTTTTGCTTATTACTCTTCTTGTGCTTCTCTTAACAAAAGTGATAAATTTGAGTACTTTTATAACACTGATAGTTGGTGTGATTGTATTTGTCGGAATTCCAGCGTTTATTAAATCGATGGGAAATAAGGACAATATTAATTAGCAGTCCGGTGCGATTAAAAAAGCCCAGAATGTAATCTGAGCTTTTTTGTTTGCTATAAAATTGAGTCCTACTCCTAGATTCTCCACTTCATACAAACTATTTATTTTTCCTGAGCTGAGCTCCTCCAAAGATTATAATAAAAAACACAAAGCCTATTAATATGATGTAATTCGTCAATGGATCACTGATTCGCGGGATGGAACTTTGGAATACTTTTAGAAGAACTACTAATCCTATGCCTATAATAATTCCGATAACGGCTGTTTTCTTCATTATTTCATCCCCCTTAAAACACTTTCTTCCCATAAATCCGAATCGACAGCAACCATGAACAAGCGTAGAGCACTATAACCGATAGGCCAATGAATAAATAGAACTGCGTAGTTGGTAACGTTAAAACCTCATGCACAAATCCTCTAATTTGGTCGTTCACGTTAGGAATAATTAATGGAATTACCGCTAGATAAATGACTAACAAAACAAGCCCGCCAATGAACATATATTGGCTTTTGAATTTATACGAAAATGGAAATAACAGTGATATCGCTACCATCACAAGGCCCACAATAAACAGGATGTCTTTCCATATCATTAGTTCTTGATGGATCAGAGCATTGCCAACAAAAATAGTGAAAACAACCATCCCTATGAAAACAAGTGCCCCCATGTATTTTGAACTGACAATTTCTTTTCGTGTATAAGGCAAAGAATTGAGCAACATATGAATGGAAGACTTTTCATCCACACTAAAAGCATTCATGATAATGGCAATGCTAAATAAAATTCCCCCATAAATAATGGAGTTTTCTAGAAATAGATACACAATTAACATTGGTAATAAAATGAGTAACGTCGTCTTTTGCAAAAGGATATCTTTCCGTATTAAATTAAACAAGCTGCTCAGCCCCTTTCTTTGTATAAAACATAATATCTTCAAGACTTGCCTTCTCAATCAAAGCCATGTCTCCAAAAAGATTTTCAATACGTACCTTGTTATCCGTTAATGCCACAAAACCATGAGCAGATTTTCGAATGGCTATAAATTCCCGTTCTGTATCCGCGTCTAATAGCTCCAGGCCGCCTTTAACAACAGCATACTCTTCTTCAACTTTATAAAATTCCTTTGTGAAAATATGCTCCCCTTTATGAATAAATGTAATATAATCTGCAATGCGATCCAAATCGGTTGTGATATGTGTCGAGAAGAAAATCGTTTTATCTCCGTCCTGCATGAGATCATGTAAAA from Sporosarcina sp. FSL K6-1522 includes the following:
- a CDS encoding HAD family hydrolase, yielding MIKAVLFDLDGTLLNRDESVKVFINNQYERLNKWVSHIPKDTYITRFIELDKRGYVWKDKVYQQLTQEFNISEMTWEELLQDYISEFRFNCVPFDNLIQMFEELKSSNVALGMITNGYGQFQMDNIKALGIEQYFDVILISEWEGTKKPDPEIFKKALEKLNVSPEQSIFVGDHPKNDVKAAQGIGMTGIWKKDLQWDGFETAFTVNDLKELPLIIRNLSERVESC
- a CDS encoding ABC-2 transporter permease translates to MFNLIRKDILLQKTTLLILLPMLIVYLFLENSIIYGGILFSIAIIMNAFSVDEKSSIHMLLNSLPYTRKEIVSSKYMGALVFIGMVVFTIFVGNALIHQELMIWKDILFIVGLVMVAISLLFPFSYKFKSQYMFIGGLVLLVIYLAVIPLIIPNVNDQIRGFVHEVLTLPTTQFYLFIGLSVIVLYACSWLLSIRIYGKKVF
- a CDS encoding YesK family protein, producing the protein MNAFMLEGWTPILLLGILFIVGIYFVSRKVSRKALYTVSFVLSLICFGLVVFGLLVVGGWDGLGLGFVAISVLLGTWIGAVIGIFSKNISV